The Streptomyces sp. NBC_01244 genome contains a region encoding:
- a CDS encoding ABC transporter permease, with the protein MASTDTTPGAPSKAKADDLAGLEAGLDALDAVQTHRTPVREVLVKKVLPPVIAVGLVLLIWQILVAAKITDETKLPALSSVWDSLSDMWMKGTLLEVIWTSVSRGLLGFLLALAIGTPLGLLVARVKFVRAAIGPILQGLQSLPSVAWVPPAVLWFGLNDAMMYTVILLGAVPSIANGLVSGIDQIPPLFLRAGRTLGATGLRGAWHVVMPAALPGYLAGLKQGWAFSWRSLMAAEIIASSPDLGLGLGQLLENGRNNIDLPGVFLAIILILVVGIAIDLLIFSPVERWVLRTRGLLVKS; encoded by the coding sequence ATGGCCAGCACTGACACCACCCCCGGGGCCCCGTCCAAGGCCAAGGCCGACGACCTCGCCGGGCTGGAGGCCGGGCTCGACGCGCTCGACGCCGTCCAGACCCACCGCACCCCGGTCCGCGAAGTCCTCGTCAAGAAGGTCCTGCCGCCGGTCATCGCCGTCGGCCTGGTCCTCCTCATCTGGCAGATCCTCGTCGCGGCGAAGATCACCGACGAGACCAAGCTCCCTGCCCTGTCCTCCGTCTGGGACAGCCTGTCCGACATGTGGATGAAGGGCACCCTGCTCGAGGTCATCTGGACCAGCGTCTCGCGCGGTCTGCTCGGCTTCCTGCTGGCCCTGGCCATCGGCACCCCCCTCGGTCTGCTCGTCGCCCGGGTGAAGTTCGTCCGCGCCGCGATCGGCCCGATCCTGCAGGGGCTGCAGTCGCTGCCCTCGGTCGCCTGGGTGCCGCCGGCGGTGCTCTGGTTCGGCCTCAACGACGCGATGATGTACACCGTCATCCTGCTCGGCGCCGTCCCGTCGATCGCCAACGGCCTCGTCTCCGGCATCGACCAGATCCCGCCGCTGTTCCTGCGGGCCGGCCGCACCCTGGGCGCCACCGGCCTGCGCGGCGCCTGGCACGTGGTCATGCCGGCCGCGCTGCCCGGCTACCTGGCCGGCCTCAAGCAGGGCTGGGCCTTCTCCTGGCGCTCGCTGATGGCCGCCGAGATCATCGCCAGCTCCCCCGACCTGGGCCTCGGTCTCGGTCAGCTCCTCGAAAACGGCCGCAACAACATCGACCTGCCCGGCGTGTTCCTCGCGATCATCCTGATCCTGGTCGTCGGCATCGCGATCGACCTGCTCATCTTCAGCCCGGTCGAGCGGTGGGTGCTGCGCACCCGCGGCCTGCTGGTCAAGAGCTGA